From one Malus sylvestris chromosome 1, drMalSylv7.2, whole genome shotgun sequence genomic stretch:
- the LOC126621056 gene encoding uncharacterized protein LOC126621056, which translates to METMSVNTGNSHSNKRQASEHSETTNEEKRPAVKEVSTPVFVNHAAIAWHERRKKWVGNQRVQRAEKDPIISWSTSYEDLLSTNESFPEPIPLTEMVDFLVDIWHDEGLFD; encoded by the exons ATGGAGACAATGTCAGTGAATACTGGAAATTCCCATTCCAATAAAAGGCAAGCGTCAGAGCATTCGGAAACTACTAATGAAGAAAAGAGGCCTGCAGTAAAAGAAGTGAGCACTCCTGTATTTGTTAATCATG CTGCAATTGCTTGGCATGAGAGGAGAAAAAAGTGGGTTGGGAATCAACGGGTGCAAAGAGCAGAAAAGGATCCAATCATAAG CTGGTCAACATCATATGAAGATCTGCTGTCGACGAATGAATCTTTTCCTGAGCCAATCCCCTTAACT GAGATGGTAGACTTTTTAGTTGATATTTGGCACGACGAAGGTCTCTTCGATTAG